A single genomic interval of Osmia lignaria lignaria isolate PbOS001 chromosome 9, iyOsmLign1, whole genome shotgun sequence harbors:
- the LOC143305651 gene encoding uncharacterized protein LOC143305651 — protein sequence MGGPGAGRVSRHELNAVPKSHVGHGDRTLVIGEPTAPTAPTTTSCRCHSTSERAISVSGLVPAQLPPSPPPLASLHIVDNSCPLIGNNTTTTNNNNNTNTSASPNALSSGTKAATTMSSPPKHRRGFDPNDVNANDYRRYRRVKTRRGFVCSTRWVTLGAGHRPPRHLPTYICQHEALKNTHKLAMFDVGPLLTGCIPDTKMR from the exons ATGGGTGGGCCGGGAGCCGGTAGGGTTAGCAGGCACGAGCTGAACGCGGTGCCAAAGAGCCACGTCGGTCACGGGGATCGGACCCTCGTAATCGGCGAGCCAACAGCACCAACAGCACCAACGACAACGAGTTGTCGTTGTCATTCGACTTCGGAACGCGCGATCTCGGTATCCGGCCTCGTCCCCGCCCAGCTACCACCTTCGCCGCCGCCTCTCGCTTCCTTGCACATCGTTGACAACAGCTGCCCTCTCATCGGCAAcaacaccaccaccaccaacaacaacaacaataccAACACTAGCGCGTCGCCAAACGCGTTGTCGAGCGGTACCAAGGCTGCCACCACCATGTCCTCGCCGCCTAAACATCGAAGGGGCTTCGACCCCAACGACGTGAACGCCAACGACTATCGCCGTTATCGTCGCGTTAAGACGAGACG AGGCTTTGTATGTTCCACACGTTGGGTGACCTTGGGCGCCGGACACAGACCTCCCCGACATCTCCCGACATATATCTGTCAGCACGAGGCATTAAAAAACACACACAAGCTTGCGATGTTCGATGTTGGACCGCTTCTTACTGGTTGTATCCCCGACACCAAAATGCGATGA